In the Topomyia yanbarensis strain Yona2022 chromosome 3, ASM3024719v1, whole genome shotgun sequence genome, one interval contains:
- the LOC131691006 gene encoding pre-mRNA-splicing factor syf1 homolog translates to MPISSEVDLTDVFFNEEDLPYEEEILRNAYSVKHWMRYVEHKRNAPKFVINTVFERALKELPGSYKLWYNYLKTLRRQVKGKCITDPEYEEVNNAFERSLVFMHKMPRIWMDYCSFMTGQCRITRTRQVFDRALRALPITQHQRIWPLYLEFLSRFDIPETAVRVWRRFLKLCPEDAEEYVEFLVSIGHLDEAAQQLASIVDNENFVSKHGKSNHQLWNELCELISKNPDKVHSLNVDAIIRGGLRRYTDQLGHLWNSLADYYVRSGLFDRARDIYEEAIQTVTTVRDFSQVFDAYAQFEELSLSKVMEEMAKNPNANEDEEIDIELRMARFEYLMERRLLLLNSVLLRQNPHNVAEWHKRVELYEGKPHEIINTYTEAVHTVQPKLAVGKLYTLWVEFAKFYEKNKQLSDARIVFEKAVQVDYLKVDELASVWCEWAEMEIRAENFDDALKIMQRATAMPKRKVAYHDDTETVQMRVYKSLKLWSMYADLEESFGTFQTCKQVYDRILDLKICTPQIIINYGLFLEEHNYFEEAFKAYEKGISLFKWPNVYDIWNTYLTKFLKRYGGQKLERARDLFEQCLDGCPPELAKNLYLLYAKLEEDHGLARHAMAVYERATTAVKEDETFAMFNLYIKKAAEIYGIPRTRQIYEKAIEALPEAQSRQMCMLFAEMETKLGEIDRARAIYAHCSQMCDPRVTAEFWQTWKEFEIRHGNEDTMREMLRIKRSIQATYNTQINMMSATLINSAVTGAGSEQKDAMRTLEAKAAETAARAIAAVGASGGNIMFVRGETQGGSKKADKVVNPDEIDIDVDEEEDDEEEDEVNGAEGIDDEEDVSKKMPVQKQAVPAKVFGSLRKEDEEDDDE, encoded by the exons ATGCCGATTTCATCGGAAGTTGATTTGACCGATGTGTTTTTC AACGAAGAAGACCTTCCGTACGAGGAGGAAATCCTGCGGAATGCCTACTCGGTAAAACATTGGATGCGTTATGTGGAACACAAACGGAATGCTCCGAAATTCGTTATCAACACGGTGTTCGAGCGAGCCTTAAAAGAACTGCCCGGATCGTACAAGCTCTGGTACAACTACCTGAAGACGTTGCGAAGGCAGGTTAAGGGTAAATGCATAACCGATCCCGAGTACGAAGAGGTAAACAATGCTTTCGAACGATCGCTGGTTTTTATGCACAAGATGCCCCGGATCTGGATGGATTATTGCAGCTTTATGACGGGGCAGTGCCGGATTACGCGAACCAGGCAAGTTTTCGATAGAGCACTGAGAGCTTTACCGATTACGCAGCATCAGCGGATTTGGCCATTGTATTTGGAGTTTCTGAGTAGATTTGACATCCCGGAGACGGCAGTACGAGTCTGGCGGAGATTTTTGAAGCTGTGTCCGGAGGACGCCGAAGAGTATGTAGAGTTTCTAGTTTCCATCGGTCACCTGGACGAAGCAGCGCAGCAGCTGGCCAGCATAGTTGATAATGAGAATTTTGTTTCGAAACACGGCAAATCAAACCATCAGCTGTGGAATGAGCTTTGCGAGTTAATTTCGAAGAATCCCGACAAGGTTCACTCGCTGAACGTTGATGCAATCATTCGTGGGGGTTTGAGAAGATACACTGATCAGTTGGGACATTTGTGGAATTCGTTGGCTGATTATTACGTGCGAAGTGGTCTTTTCGATAGGGCAAGAGACATCTACGAAGAAGCCATTCAAACGGTTACGACTGTTCGGGATTTCAGTCAAGTGTTCGATGCGTATGCCCAGTTCGAAGAGTTGAGTCTGAGCAAAGTCATGGAAGAGATGGCTAAGAATCCTAATGCAAACGAAGATGAAGAAATCGATATCGAACTGCGGATGGCTCGTTTTGAGTATTTGATGGAACGTAGACTGCTGCTGTTGAACAGTGTTCTATTGCGACAGAATCCGCATAATGTAGCGGAATGGCACAAACGTGTCGAATTGTACGAAGGGAAACCACATGAGATCATCAATACCTACACGGAAGCAGTGCACACGGTACAGCCTAAATTGGCAGTTGGTAAGCTCTACACGCTATGGGTGGAATTCGCAAAGTTCTACGAGAAAAATAAGCAACTATCCGATGCTCGCATCGTGTTCGAAAAAGCAGTTCAAGTCGATTATTTGAAGGTAGACGAACTGGCTAGTGTTTGGTGCGAATGGGCAGAAATGGAAATCCGGGCGGAAAACTTTGACGATGCCTTGAAGATAATGCAACGGGCCACTGCTATGCCTAAACGGAAGGTTGCCTACCACGACGACACCGAAACGGTGCAGATGCGAGTCTATAAGTCACTCAAACTTTGGTCCATGTATGCAGATCTGGAGGAATCTTTCGGAACGTTCCAAACCTGTAAACAGGTTTACGATCGAATTCTAGATCTTAAGATCTGTACCCCACAAATCATCATCAACTATGGGTTGTTTCTGGAAGAACACAACTATTTCGAGGAAGCTTTCAAAGCCTACGAAAAGGGAATTTCTTTGTTCAAATGGCCAAATGTGTACGACATCTGGAACACTTATTTGACCAAATTTCTCAAACGCTATGGCGGTCAAAAGTTAGAACGAGCCCGAGATCTCTTCGAGCAATGTCTGGACGGCTGTCCACCAGAGTTGGCAAAAAATCTCTACCTTCTATATGCTAAACTCGAAGAAGACCACGGTCTCGCCCGCCACGCGATGGCCGTCTACGAGCGGGCCACTACTGCCGTTAAAGAAGATGAAACATTCGCCATGTTCAATCTGTACATCAAGAAGGCAGCGGAAATATACGGTATCCCCCGGACGCGTCAAATCTACGAGAAGGCCATCGAAGCGCTACCGGAAGCACAGTCTCGGCAAATGTGCATGCTTTTTGCCGAAATGGAAACCAAGCTGGGCGAGATCGATCGGGCTCGAGCTATTTACGCTCATTGCAGTCAGATGTGTGATCCGCGAGTTACTGCCGAGTTCTGGCAAACGTGGAAGGAGTTCGAAATCCGGCACGGCAATGAAGACACGATGCGGGAAATGCTACGCATCAAACGTTCCATCCAGGCTACTTACAACACTCAGATCAACATGATGTCGGCTACTTTAATCAATTCGGCAGTGACTGGGGCCGGGTCGGAACAGAAGGACGCGATGCGGACACTGGAAGCGAAGGCCGCCGAGACGGCGGCTCGAGCGATTGCGGCTGTAGGAGCAAGCGGTGGAAATATAATGTTTGTGCGAGGGGAAACGCAGGGTGGGTCGAAGAAGGCGGACAAGGTGGTTAATCCGGACGAGATTGATATTGACGTTGACGAGGAGGAGGATGACGAGGAAGAAGACGAAGTGAATGGAGCGGAAGGTATAGATGACGAGGAGGATGTCAGCAAGAAGATGCCGGTGCAGAAGCAAGCAGTTCCTGCAAAGGTGTTTGGTAGCTTGCGAAAAGAAGACGAAGAGGACGATGATGAGTAA
- the LOC131690953 gene encoding eIF-2-alpha kinase GCN2-like codes for MATGNNSGDTNKKETFRQRQETELEVIRSIYESQVEDLRPAGGKWCPLEVRLRLTPQKGSARQAYVRTDLRVSCNKNYPKYPPKIELENTVGLSDELSNELLQQLKQQADELKGEVMIYELAGTVESFLHKYNVPPKGSFYDEMLANQQRLAMVRQNTLKAEEDQRRQVIQDELQKRKKELQRTRKESKHSVNEVSPLHRNTSSSENSDGNNFRRLSNFCLDHRRSETLFLRDGRKIVKGCCLGHSQRGCVAYSGIDVQTGQLVYLTEWNIEFNEDGKTVSGRTAEEIVADIEKQVAGLVSLRHKNLISYDGVLCKVGNGGIDIFLVQDFILGTSLFTISGSLGWSAEGASMVAKGILEALIYLHNNGVSHDNLSDSTVFMDNSGSIRVADFKLIPYIQELITGQQCVRSDLPSLGTLVESLFNAHSEMKDFIDRCKSERTISASDLLEHPFLRPILFQDVLNNHLQHREIKPSDQLPPDKSLHVMPAYMNTSLTWEKSRLQTEFEVLSHIGKGAYGDVLKVRNILDNRQYAIKRILLPARSKQFYKKMTREVELLSRLNHENVVRYYNSWVESVSPGDDQHHGVESSCDWSVSAGSARKRVAKKNSEKNSDWVLDCMAIDSSSDDDDDDEDSSDGIEFVNSQGEVATYASFSDGVTPENEKVKTSGGTPAVPVEMLYMYIQMEFCEKSTLRTAIDSGLYQDVDRVWRLFREIAEGLSHIHQQGMIHRDLKPVNIFLDSRDQVKIGDFGLATTSILALQNQQQERLTHSHQIKSLDMGNSLTGKVGTALYVAPELTGNASKSTYNQKVDLYSLGIILFEMSTQPLATGMERVKTLMDLRTDTIRFPESFLSESKYSQQVQVIRWLLNHDPSKRPTAEELLSSELVPPIRLEAGEIQDIVRHVLSNSQSRHYKHLIARCFAQESDTIGELSYHLDMVPIIPHFDFLKSKIVELFRKHGAIEVVTPLLTPYTKSTARNNSVKLMTHSGSIVSLPDDLRIPFMRHVALNGIKFIRRYSIGRVYREKKVFTFHPKQVYECAFDIVTPNRGNLIVDAELVSIANEIMHELNLLDQQRNVFFRMNHISLLRSILLYCNVPLDKYKELFEIVLDFLDEKISKFQLVASINNQITQPGVKINTAYLCEALQIELPLGQINGTLLKALIRGKGEAAMLAKVAIRELETVVSLAQGMGVQCPLNICPGLPINYERAKSGGVVWQLIGALKTKKKNPLTTIAVGGRYDAKLVEFQKSGINNGLQVPKVELSGAGFSFHLDKLVNAIGSSPGCEPVEVMICITGSRPPLREVVQILRSLWSNGIKTGVLEGALSVDESAKEVGASLVVMLGDGGELRVRCLDHDRFHERHVTRVELIAYTLRILRPDSTTNDITVSLQNTSLTSATSTKSAPSLSGQSQNSSTASLDLIFLTSEKINTNKKRRYENQVEHKLSPVLSKFQKKEKISLIMVDLPNAPLRGLIGLLDPTECGNDDESSPNSVELNALIERYPKYKRNIMEIYGEIVDIFSESKALPVVGVYSVIDSFCRLIL; via the exons ATGGCCACCGGTAACAATAGTGGTGACACGAACAAGAAAGAAACCTTCCGCCAGCGGCAAGAAACAGAATTGGAAGTAATTCGTTCCATCTACGAGAGCCAGGTGGAAGATTTACGACCGGCAGGAGGGAAATGGTGTCCCCTGGAAGTACGACTACGACTTACCCCGCAAAAGGGTTCCGCCCGACAGGCATACGTAAGAACGGACTTGCGAGTCAGTTGTAACAAAAATTATCCGAAATA CCCACCGAAGATAGAGCTAGAGAATACCGTTGGTTTGTCGGATGAGTTGTCCAATGAACTGCTGCAACAGCTGAAGCAACAAGCTGACGAACTGAAGGGTGAAGTGATGATCTATGAGCTAGCAGGAACCGTGGAAAGTTTTCTCCACAAGTATAATGTACCACCAAAAGGAAGTTTCTACGATGAAATGTTGGCCAACCAGCAGCGACTGGCGATGGTTCGACAGAACACTCTGAAGGCAGAAGAAGATCAACGCCGGCAGGTGATACAAGATGAGTTGCAGAAGCGCAAGAAGGAACTACAGAGAACTAGGAAAGAATCGAAACATAGCGTAAACGAAGTTAGTCCCCTACATCGAAACACCAGCTCGTCGGAGAATAGCGACGGGAACAATTTCAGGCGGTTGTCCAATTTTTGTCTGGATCACCGAAGGAGTGAGACTTTGTTCCTCCGGGACGGTAGGAAGATTGTGAAGGGATGCTGCTTGGGACACTCACAGCGAGGTTGTGTTGCATATTCTGGCATCGATGTTCAAACAGGGCAGCTGGTTTATCTGACTGAATGGAACATTGAGTTCAACGAGGATGGTAAGACGGTTAGTGGCCGGACGGCGGAGGAGATTGTAGCAGATATCGAAAAGCAGGTGGCCGGTTTAGTTTCATTAAGACACAAAAATCTGATTTCCTATGATGGAGTTTTGTGTAAAGTTGGAAATGGTGGGATTGATATCTTTTTGGTTCAAGATTTCATTTTGGGGACAAGCTTGTTTACGATATCCGGTTCGCTCGGGTGGTCAGCTGAAGGAGCCAGCATGGTGGCCAAGGGTATACTGGAAGCACTTATTTATCTTCATAACAACGGAGTCTCGCACGATAATCTTTCTGATTCCACCGTATTCATGGATAATTCCGGTAGCATTAGAGTAGCGGATTTTAAACTTATTCCTTACATTCAGGAGCTCATAACTGGTCAACAGTGCGTACGAAGTGACCTTCCCTCGCTGGGAACATTGGTCGAGTCTCTGTTTAATGCACACTCGGAGATGAAGGATTTTATTGATCGTTGCAAATCGGAACGTACGATATCGGCTTCTGATCTTCTGGAGCATCCGTTCCTGCGGCCTATACTCTTTCAAGATGTCTTGAATAACCATCTGCAACATCGAGAAATTAAGCCATCTGACCAATTGCCACCGGACAAATCCCTCCACGTGATGCCTGCTTATATGAACACTTCGTTGACTTGGGAGAAATCAAGACTTCAAACCGAATTCGAAGTTCTGTCCCATATCGGGAAAGGTGCCTACGGAGACGTGTTGAAAGTTCGAAACATTCTGGATAACCGTCAGTATGCTATCAAGCGTATACTTCTGCCGGCACGCAGTAAACAGTTCTACAAAAAGATGACCCGCGAAGTGGAGCTTCTGTCAAGGTTGAACCATGAGAATGTCGTTCGTTACTATAATAGTTGGGTGGAATCTGTCAGTCCGGGAGATGATCAGCATCATGGGGTGGAATCTAGCTGTGATTGGTCCGTAAGCGCGGGAAGTGCTCGCAAACGAGTTGCCAAGAAGAATAGCGAAAAGAATTCGGACTGGGTGCTTGATTGCATGGCGATAGATTCCAGtagcgacgacgacgatgatgatgaagaTAGTTCCGATGGAATAGAGTTTGTAAATTCGCAAGGAGAAGTAGCGACATACGCGAGCTTCAGTGATGGTGTGACGCCGGAAAACGAAAAGGTAAAAACGAGTGGAGGGACGCCGGCAGTACCAGTGGAAATGCTGTACATGTACATACAGATGGAATTTTGCGAGAAGAGCACGCTGAG gacCGCTATTGATTCAGGTTTGTATCAGGACGTCGATCGAGTTTGGCGCCTTTTTCGAGAAATTGCTGAAGGGCTTAGTCACATCCATCAGCAGGGAATGATTCATCGGGATCTGAAACCGGTAAATATCTTTCTTGACTCACGGGATCAGGTCAAAATTGGAGATTTCGGTCTAGCCACAACTAGTATTTTAGCGCTTCAGAATCAACAACAAG AACGCCTAACTCACAGCCATCAGATCAAATCGTTAGATATGGGCAATTCGCTTACGGGTAAAGTTGGCACTGCTTTGTACGTGGCACCAGAACTAACTGGAAATGCTTCGAAATCCACCTACAACCAGAAGGTTGATCTATACTCACTgggaattattttatttgaaatgagCACTCAGCCGCTTGCAACAGGGATGGAGCGTGTGAAAACACTGATGGACCTCCGGACGGATACAATCCGATTCCCTGAAAGTTTTCTCAGCGAAAGCAAATACTCGCAGCAGGTTCAAGTCATCCGCTGGCTGCTGAACCACGATCCTAGTAAAAGACCCACTGCCGAAGAGCTGCTTTCTTCCGAGCTGGTTCCACCGATCCGCCTCGAAGCGGGAGAAATACAGGACATCGTCCGACATGTGCTTTCCAATTCACAATCGAGACACTACAAACATCTGATAGCTCGCTGCTTCGCCCAGGAAAGCGATACAATCGGAGAACTTAGCTACCATCTTGATATGGTTCCTATCATTCCGCACTTCGACTTCCTCAAATCAAAAATAGTTGAACTGTTCAGGAAGCACGGAGCGATTGAAGTTGTAACTCCCCTCCTTACACCATACACAAAGTCAACGGCCCGGAATAACTCAGTCAAACTGATGACCCACTCCGGCAGCATCGTTTCCCTTCCCGATGATCTGAGAATTCCGTTCATGCGGCATGTTGCATTGAATGGAATTAAATTCATCCGACGATACTCTATCGGTCGGGTTTACCGAGAGAAAAAGGTTTTCACCTTTCACCCGAAACAGGTCTACGAGTGTGCTTTCGACATTGTAACTCCAAACCGTGGTAACCTAATCGTAGATGCCGAGTTGGTCTCGATAGCCAATGAAATCATGCACGAATTGAATCTCCTCGATCAACAGCGAAATGTGTTCTTCCGTATGAATCACATTAGCTTATTGCGGTCAATTCTACTGTACTGCAACGTTCCACTGGATAAGTACAAAGAGCTTTTCGAAATTGTGCTTGATTTCCTGGATGAAAAAATCTCCAAATTTCAACTGGTAGCCTCAATCAATAATCAAATCACACAACCGGGAGTCAAAATCAACACTGCCTACCTCTGTGAGGCGCTTCAGATAGAGCTACCACTGGGACAGATCAACGGAACACTTCTCAAGGCATTGATCCGTGGGAAAGGGGAAGCTGCTATGTTGGCTAAAGTGGCCATCAGAGAACTGGAAACGGTTGTGTCTCTAGCCCAAGGAATGGGCGTTCAATGTCCGCTGAACATTTGCCCCGGGCTGCCCATCAACTATGAACGAGCCAAGAGTGGTGGGGTGGTATGGCAGCTGATTGGAGCcctgaaaacgaaaaagaaaaaCCCACTAACTACGATTGCCGTTGGCGGCCGGTACGACGCTAAATTAGTCGAATTTCA AAAATCCGGAATCAACAATGGTCTGCAGGTTCCTAAAGTTGAACTATCCGGTGCTGGATTCAGTTTTCATTTGGATAAGCTTGTTAACGCTATTGGATCTTCGCCGGGTTGCGAACCCGTAGAGGTCATGATCTGCATCACTGGTTCTAGACCTCCCCTCCGGGAAGTCGTCCAAATTCTTCGTTCTCTCTGGTCCAACGGAATTAAAACTGGAGTGCTGGAAGGTGCCCTATCGGTTGACGAATCTGCAAAAGAGGTCGGTGCCAGCCTGGTAGTCATGCTCGGTGATGGTGGTGAACTTCGTGTTCGCTGTTTGGATCATGATCGGTTTCACGAGCGGCACGTAACCCGTGTAGAACTAATCGCTTATACGTTGAGAATTCTTCGACCAGATTCGACAACAAACGATATAACAGTATCTCTGCAAAATACATCCCTCACCAGTGCTACCTCAACCAAAAGTGCTCCTTCGTTGAGTGGTCAATCGCAGAATAGCAGCACTGCCTCGCTTGATCTCATCTTTCTTACCTCGGAGAAGATTAATACGAACAAAAAGCGACGCTACGAGAACCAGGTCGAACACAAACTTTCCCCCGTGCTGTCCAAGTTTCAAAAGAAGGAGAAAATTTCCTTGATCATGGTTGACCTTCCGAATGCCCCGCTCCGAGGGCTGATCGGATTGCTCGATCCGACTGAGTGCGGAAACGATGATGAATCATCGCCGAATTCGGTGGAACTGAATGCCCTCATTGAGCGGTACCCCAAGTACAAGCGTAACATTATGGAAATTTACGGCGAAATTGTGGATATTTTTAGCGAGAGTAAAGCGTTGCCCGTGGTCGGGGTGTACAGTGTGATAGATTCGTTCTGTCGACTCATATTGTAG
- the LOC131690919 gene encoding enhancer of yellow 2 transcription factor: MTFTKSVDQTTILQGDRSKLKDLLRLRLNACGWSDQVRLLCREAIKEQDTINCDALVQQVTPKARALIPDTVKKELLQKIKTILIQQEGIDI; encoded by the exons ATGACATTCACGAAAAGCGTTGATCAGACGACAATTCTACAAGGAGACCGATCAAA ATTGAAGGACCTCCTGCGACTCCGTTTGAATGCCTGCGGCTGGAGCGATCAGGTTCGGTTGCTTTGCAGAGAGGCTATCAAGGAACAGGACACCATCAATTGTGACGCCCTGGTGCAGCAAGTTACCCCGAAGGCACGAGCTTTAATTCCGGACACCGTGAAAAAGGAACTACTGCAAAAGATTAAAACCATTCTCATTCAGCAGGAAGGAATCGATATCTAG
- the LOC131690917 gene encoding F-box only protein 42-like has protein sequence MASINNLPNEILEFIFSLLPPYQDLEQCASVCKRWVSLANNVRIRKKACLQKGLMDFNLCWKEEILTGGQMPSIAARFAHASSLHRNSMYVFGGASSYDTTFNDLWRFDLGRREWTRPISMGTYPSPKAGASLVCFENLLVLFGGWRHSYTPFQMCTLFDELHFYNIADNRWTIHVLAFGPPPMTGHSATVHQNKMVVFGGYQKTMENIGTTNDIWVLDLEKLTWKRPTVGEQKPPARYGQFQMAIGKHHILILGGTGGVNRIFNDAWLLDMRNDIWRWRIVQVKNKKSTVTHNWSYPACNVGSKIVVLGPTSPNDFQIIRQHRPTNHGLHPPNLGRARPANQAERNRAAANEQNIPPRQNPVRSPPPPPLPAPIAPARARTPSPTSSRQLEPQPGPSRLSSSSSPTQATGGPSRSLPLIRSPIYRHQQDDDHMLPKRFNQSTPPDHGHMAMAAFSVPPANPPPSHASRERQLERLRKMEEKISAMRRIKEQEQREQEQAAAAAAAAKAAQEQSVTSKRIKRNGLAIYVCDISQLLANDGKNPIIEWQETKNSGLIVGAPDHFTFSTMVGGTGELIVFGGLNKNPKSESSSVTNSVHLLTVPTTVV, from the exons ATGGCTTCGATTAATAATTTACCAAACGAGATCCTGGAGTTCATATTCAGTCTGCTTCCTCCGTATCAGGATCTGGAACAGTGCGCCTCAGTTTGCAAACGTTGGGTTTCTTTGGCCAACA ATGTACGAATACGGAAAAAAGCATGTCTACAGAAAGGACTGATGGATTTCAACCTCTGCTGGAAGGAGGAAATTCTGACTGGTGGCCAAATGCCTAGCATAGCTGCCCGTTTCGCCCATGCCAGCTCACTGCATCGCAATTCGATGTACGTGTTCGGTGGAGCTTCATCTTACGATACGACCTTCAATGACCTGTGGCGGTTCGATCTAGGTCGGAGGGAGTGGACTCGCCCGATTTCGATGGGCACCTATCCTTCCCCGAAGGCTGGTGCTTCGTTagtatgcttcgagaatttatTGGTTCTGTTTGGTGGCTGGAGGCACTCTTATACACCGTTTCAGATGTGCACTTTATTTGACGAGCTGCATTTCTACAATATTGCTGATAATAG ATGGACAATACACGTTCTTGCTTTTGGACCACCGCCAATGACCGGTCATTCGGCAACTGTGCATCAGAACAAGATGGTTGTATTCGGCGGGTATCAAAAAACCATGGAGAATATTGGCACAACAAACGACATTTGGGTACTGGATTTGGAAAAATTGACTTGGAAGAGGCCAACGGTTGGCGAACAAAAACCACCTGCTCGCTACGGTCAATTTCAAATGGCTATCGGAAAGCATCATATTCTGATCTTAGGCGGAACTGGCGGagtcaacagaattttcaacgATGCTTGGTTACTGGATATGAGGAACGATATCTGGCGCTGGAGGATCGTTCAGGTTAAAAACAAAAAGAGCACTGTGACCCATAATTGGAGCTATCCTGCATGTAATGTTGGATCTAAAATCGTGGTTTTAGGACCAACTTCACCAAATGATTTCCAAATCATCCGACAGCATAGACCCACAAATCACGGACTTCACCCACCAAACCTGGGCAGAGCGAGACCTGCTAATCAAGCCGAACGTAATAGGGCTGCTGCGAATGAACAAAACATTCCGCCACGTCAAAATCCTGTTCGATCGCCTCCTCCTCCACCACTACCAGCGCCGATAGCGCCAGCTCGTGCTCGAACCCCATCCCCCACAAGCTCACGTCAACTGGAACCCCAGCCCGGCCCTTCGAGGCTATCTAGCTCTAGCTCACCGACCCAAGCAACAGGTGGACCATCGCGATCACTTCCTCTGATTCGCAGTCCCATTTATCGACATCAGCAAGATGATGACCATATGCTGCCCAAACGGTTCAACCAATCGACTCCCCCCGATCACGGTCACATGGCGATGGCTGCCTTTAGCGTCCCTCCGGCAAATCCGCCTCCTTCACATGCATCTCGTGAACGTCAATTGGAACGACTTCGTAAAATGGAGGAGAAAATTTCTGCCATGCGACGGATAAAAGAACAGGAGCAGCGTGAACAAGAACAAGCAGCAGCTGCGGCTGCAGCTGCAAAAGCCGCCCAGGAACAATCCGTCACGTCGAAACGGATCAAACGCAACGGACTGGCCATTTACGTGTGTGACATCTCACAATTGCTGGCTAACGATGGGAAGAATCCAATTATCGAGTGGCAGGAAACCAAAAACAGTGGTCTCATAGTCGGAGCTCCCGATCATTTCACATTTTCCACGATGGTCGGTGGAACTGGAGAGCTGATTGTGTTCGgtggtttgaacaaaaatccaAAATCAGAAAGCTCCAGTGTAACAAATTCTGTACATTTACTAACCGTACCCACGACAGTGGTTTGA